DNA from bacterium:
GAGGATGAGCGCCGTCGCACACAGCGCGATGAGTCGCGAACAAGAAATTTGGGGCCGCCATGACATGAGGTCGTCTCCAGAAATTCCCATCTCGGCGCCAAGACCGAAAGTCCAAAGCCTCTAACAGAAGAATATTGCGAACGCAACGCTTATCGAATGGCAAAAAATACTGGATAAACAGCGAGTTGAAGCTCTTATGGAGGTGTAAAAGCTAGACGCCGGCGGGCTTCAGGGGAAGCGTAAAATTGAACTCGCTGCCCAGCCCCACTTTGCTCGTGAGCCACATCCTGCCCCCGTGAAGTTCCACCAGTTTTCGCGAAATCGTGAGCCCAAGGCCAAGGCCGTCGTGGGAACGCGTAGCGCTGCCGTCGGCCTGCACAAAACCCTCGAATATCTCCTTCTGCTTTTCCGGCGGTATCCCCATGCCGGTATCCTTGATGCTCACCTGGAGCATCTCGCCGCACTTCTTGGCACCTATGGAGATCTTGCCGACATCCGTGAACTTGACCGCGTTGTCGAGCAGATGCCTGATGACCTGGCCGAGCCTCTTCTCGTCGCCGTAGATCCCGGGCGTGCCGTCGCTCAAGTTGTTCTCGAACGAGAGCCCCTTCTTGAGGTTGATCTCTTCCGTGATATTCTCAACCAGGCGCCTGAGGTTGATCTTCTGCACGTCGAGCTCGAGCTTGTTCGCCTCGATCCTGGAGAGGTCCATCATCGCGGTGACGGTGGCCAGCAGCCTCTCGCCGCCCTTCTTCACGAGACCCAGGTGCCTCTTCTGCTCATCGCTCAATTCGCCGTCCGCTCCGTCGAGCATCAGCTCGGAGAGACCGATGACGCTCGTGAGCGGAGTCCTAAGCTCATGCGAAAGGTTGGCGAGCAGCTGCGTCTTGAGCGTGGATGCTTCCTGCAGCTCCCGGTTCTGCCTGAGGAGGGCCTGATAGAGGTTGGCGTTGTGGATCGCGGTGGCGAACTGGACTGCCAGAAGCTTGAGCAGATCCTTCGTCTCCG
Protein-coding regions in this window:
- a CDS encoding GAF domain-containing sensor histidine kinase yields the protein MRFWTAAMPAISILAPVLAALLAISGCALRWRSVCSLFRRFVLRRSRYDYRRIFQEYIERFNAITDRREIYPALLAAACRMLSASGASLVIRDSKDRFQMKASCGLRPFGFDLDSFAPFLSWIESHRKVVTREDFVRDKSVRAVKNDGLRYCVQFNAEACVPLFVSDRLYGVINLGERKNGGYDAETKDLLKLLAVQFATAIHNANLYQALLRQNRELQEASTLKTQLLANLSHELRTPLTSVIGLSELMLDGADGELSDEQKRHLGLVKKGGERLLATVTAMMDLSRIEANKLELDVQKINLRRLVENITEEINLKKGLSFENNLSDGTPGIYGDEKRLGQVIRHLLDNAVKFTDVGKISIGAKKCGEMLQVSIKDTGMGIPPEKQKEIFEGFVQADGSATRSHDGLGLGLTISRKLVELHGGRMWLTSKVGLGSEFNFTLPLKPAGV